A stretch of the Rosa rugosa chromosome 5, drRosRugo1.1, whole genome shotgun sequence genome encodes the following:
- the LOC133710270 gene encoding putative GDP-L-fucose synthase 2, which yields MSSAINDATSPSFFSDKSAKIFVAGHRGLVGSAIVRKLQSLGFTNLVLRTHADLDLTRQNDVESFFAAEKPQFVILAAAKVGGIHANNTYPADFIALNLQIQTNVIDASHRFGVTKLLFLGSSCIYPKFAPQPIPESALLTGPLEPTNEWYAIAKIAGIKMCQAYRIQHNWDTISGMPTNLYGPHDNFHPENSHVLPALMRRFHEAKVNGAKEVVVWGTGSPLREFLHVDDLADAVVFLMGSYSGLEHVNVGSGKEVTIKELAELVKEVVGFQGQLVWDSSKPDGTPRKLMDSSKLAGLGWTPKISLKEGLVGTYKWYLENVKQ from the exons ATGAGTAGCGCCATTAAcg ATGCCACCTCGCCTTCCTTCTTCTCCGACAAATCCGCAAAGATCTTCGTCGCCGGCCACCGCGGCCTGGTGGGCTCCGCCATCGTCCGGAAGCTCCAATCCCTAGGCTTCACCAACCTCGTCCTCCGCACCCACGCCGACCTCGACCTCACGCGCCAGAACGACGTCGAGTCCTTCTTCGCCGCCGAGAAGCCCCAATTCGTAATCCTCGCCGCGGCTAAAGTGGGCGGCATCCACGCCAACAACACCTACCCGGCCGACTTCATCGCCCTCAACCTCCAAATCCAGACCAACGTCATCGACGCCTCGCACCGATTCGGAGTCACCAAGCTCCTCTTCCTCGGCTCCTCTTGCATTTACCCCAAGTTCGCGCCCCAGCCCATCCCTGAATCCGCGCTCTTGACGGGCCCACTCGAGCCCACCAACGAGTGGTACGCCATTGCCAAGATCGCCGGCATCAAGATGTGCCAGGCTTACCGGATTCAGCACAACTGGGACACCATTTCCGGCATGCCTACCAACTTGTATGGCCCGCACGACAACTTCCACCCTGAGAATTCGCACGTGCTCCCGGCATTGATGAGGCGATTTCACGAGGCCAAGGTCAATGGTGCCAAAGAGGTGGTGGTGTGGGGGACTGGAAGCCCCTTGAGGGAGTTTCTGCACGTGGATGATCTCGCCGATGCGGTGGTGTTCTTGATGGGAAGTTACAGTGGGTTGGAGCATGTCAATGTGGGTAGTGGAAAGGAGGTCACTATTAAGGAGTTGGCGGAATTGGTCAAGGAAGTTGTGGGGTTTCAAGGTCAGCTTGTTTGGGACTCGTCCAAGCCCGATGGAACTCCCAGGAAGCTCATGGATAGCTCCAAGCTCGCCGGATTGGGTTGGACCCCGAAGATCTCACTCAAGGAGGGGCTGGTTGGTACCTACAAGTGGTACTTGGAGAATGTCAAGCAATGA
- the LOC133711594 gene encoding uncharacterized protein LOC133711594, whose amino-acid sequence MVVHAAASIGENYRRNNPCLFKGPASTSQVIRWSPPPAGFAKLNFDGSVVNNKKAAAGFVIRDHDGSPLFAGARAIGHASVPIAEGSAVRDGLYHAFLLNCRKLYVEGDSKLIIDSINKKCAPPWRLRTLVKDILSLASNFEAVSFSYVPREANFVADAVTNMGHRSSTPITWSKKLPFSALSAFNFDQFSFGCNRGFKL is encoded by the coding sequence ATGGTGGTTCATGCTGCGGCATCCATTGGTGAGAATTACAGAAGGAATAACCCTTGCCTTTTCAAGGGTCCTGCTTCTACCTCTCAAGTTATTCGCTGGTCTCCTCCTCCTGCTGGCTTCGCCAAGCTCAATTTCGATGGTTCTGTTGTCAACAATAAGAAAGCAGCTGCTGGTTTTGTTATCAGGGATCATGATGGTTCTCCCCTTTTTGCTGGTGCGAGAGCTATTGGTCATGCTTCTGTCCCCATTGCTGAAGGAAGTGCTGTTCGTGATGGTCTTTATCATGCCTTCCTCCTTAACTGTCGAAAGCTTTATGTCGAAGGTGACTCCAAGTTAATTATAGACTCCATCAACAAAAAATGTGCTCCTCCTTGGCGTCTTCGTACTCTTGTGAAAGACATCCTCAGTCTGGCTAGCAATTTCGAAGCTGTTTCCTTCTCTTATGTTCCCAGGGAAGCCAACTTCGTTGCTGATGCTGTTACAAATATGGGTCATAGATCTTCTACTCCTATCACTTGGTCCAAAAAGTTGCCGTTCTCAGCTTTGTctgcttttaattttgatcagtTTAGTTTTGGTTGTAATAGGGGCTTTAAGTTGTAA